One region of Hoeflea sp. 108 genomic DNA includes:
- a CDS encoding UDP-glucose/GDP-mannose dehydrogenase family protein has protein sequence MNLTVFGIGYVGLVQAAVLAEVGHDVVCVDIDAAKVERLNQGFIPIFEPGLEALVRENHAAGRIVFTTDAAMAVRHGEIQMIAVGTPQGEDGSADLKYVLSVADAIGREMDEPKIVVGKSTVPVGTADKVREAIAAALKARGRDDLAFDVVSNPEFLKEGSAVADCMKPDRIIVGTESENSEAVMRELYAPFNRNHEKIIVMDVRSAEFTKYAANCMLATKISFMNEMANLAELLGADIEEVRKGIGSDPRIGYHFIYPGLGYGGSCFPKDVRALIRTAEDVGFEPVLLQSVEDRNNAQKAVLFDKVKAHFNGDLQGKTFALWGLSFKPNTDDMREAPARVLMEALWAAGAKVQAYDPEAMNEAQQIYGQRDDLLLCGTKEAALRGADALLIATEWKNFRAPSFELIRQQLSTAVIFDGRNLYDPAVVARHGITYVSIGRKAS, from the coding sequence ATGAATCTGACTGTTTTCGGCATTGGCTATGTTGGTTTGGTACAGGCGGCGGTGCTGGCCGAGGTCGGGCATGACGTCGTCTGCGTCGATATCGATGCAGCCAAGGTCGAGCGGCTGAACCAGGGTTTCATCCCGATCTTCGAGCCCGGGCTGGAGGCTTTGGTGCGCGAGAACCACGCTGCCGGCCGTATCGTTTTCACCACCGATGCGGCGATGGCCGTGCGCCATGGCGAGATCCAGATGATCGCTGTCGGCACGCCGCAAGGCGAGGACGGCTCGGCGGACTTGAAATATGTGCTGTCGGTGGCCGATGCGATCGGCCGCGAGATGGACGAGCCCAAGATCGTCGTCGGCAAGTCGACCGTGCCAGTCGGCACCGCCGACAAGGTGCGCGAGGCGATTGCGGCGGCGCTGAAGGCGCGCGGGCGGGACGATCTCGCCTTCGACGTCGTCTCCAATCCGGAATTCCTGAAGGAAGGCTCGGCGGTTGCCGACTGCATGAAGCCCGACCGCATCATCGTCGGCACCGAGAGCGAAAACTCCGAAGCGGTGATGCGCGAGCTCTACGCGCCGTTCAACCGCAACCATGAGAAGATCATCGTCATGGACGTGCGCTCGGCCGAGTTCACCAAATACGCCGCCAATTGCATGCTGGCGACCAAGATCAGCTTCATGAACGAGATGGCCAATCTCGCTGAGCTGCTTGGTGCCGACATCGAGGAGGTGCGCAAGGGCATCGGCTCGGACCCGCGCATCGGCTACCACTTCATCTATCCCGGCCTCGGCTATGGCGGCTCGTGTTTCCCCAAGGACGTGCGTGCGCTGATCCGCACGGCCGAAGACGTCGGTTTCGAGCCGGTGCTCTTGCAGTCGGTCGAAGACCGCAACAACGCCCAGAAGGCGGTGCTGTTCGACAAGGTGAAGGCGCATTTCAACGGGGATCTCCAGGGAAAGACCTTTGCGCTGTGGGGACTGTCGTTCAAGCCCAACACCGACGACATGCGCGAGGCGCCGGCGCGCGTGCTGATGGAAGCGCTGTGGGCCGCAGGCGCCAAGGTCCAGGCCTACGATCCCGAGGCGATGAACGAGGCGCAGCAGATCTACGGCCAGCGCGACGACCTTCTGCTGTGCGGCACCAAGGAGGCGGCCCTGCGCGGGGCGGATGCGCTGCTGATCGCCACAGAATGGAAGAACTTCCGGGCGCCATCCTTCGAGCTGATCAGGCAGCAGCTCTCGACAGCCGTCATCTTCGACGGGCGCAATCTCTACGACCCGGCGGTCGTCGCCCGCCACGGCATCACCTACGTCTCCATCGGCCGCAAGGCCAGCTGA
- a CDS encoding lipopolysaccharide biosynthesis protein has protein sequence MNAVPQQLGRIALRGGALTGAAQAVRMGIQFVSVVVLARLLAPEDFGLVASVGPIVAFVGLFQNLGLQQAVIQRPDIAPAQLNQVFWISALAGLVCTVVVAALSPLVASFYGDARMTGIALAAAMPLLLGSLAALPLALMNRHMRFGQLAINDVLTGVTGLVAAIAAAYAGLGYWALVIGPAVGALVTLLAAWRATGWLPKRPDLRVDRDILSFGANLTGFNLVNFFSRNLDNILIGKFSGAIELGYYDRAYKLLLFPLQNINQPLSRLMVPLLSRIQNDKVRFRDAYLRANWLLAFVTVPGIAALTMAAEPVVALFFGERWLAVAPIFAWLGIAGLMQPVSSTTGWVFICQGKTGTMFRWGIYSALTTVIAFVVGLRWGAVGVAAAYAISGYVLRLPVLAVLLQRVGPVSAVDFLLVQGLLIVAAGIAWLVYAELQPMLTSHSNLVLAATAAVLSYAVALTFMVAVPQSRRALGDAWRMVVRRKG, from the coding sequence ATGAATGCCGTGCCGCAGCAACTGGGTCGCATCGCCCTGCGCGGCGGCGCCCTGACCGGGGCGGCGCAGGCCGTGCGCATGGGCATCCAGTTCGTCTCGGTGGTCGTGCTGGCACGTCTTCTTGCGCCCGAGGATTTCGGCCTCGTCGCCTCGGTCGGGCCGATCGTCGCCTTTGTCGGATTGTTCCAGAATCTCGGCCTGCAGCAGGCGGTGATTCAGCGGCCGGACATTGCGCCGGCACAGCTGAACCAGGTGTTCTGGATCAGTGCGCTTGCGGGCCTTGTCTGCACGGTCGTCGTTGCGGCGCTCTCGCCGCTGGTCGCGTCCTTCTACGGCGATGCCAGAATGACCGGTATCGCGCTTGCAGCGGCAATGCCGCTGCTGCTCGGCAGCCTTGCGGCGCTGCCGCTGGCGCTGATGAACCGGCACATGCGTTTCGGTCAATTGGCGATCAACGATGTGCTGACGGGCGTTACCGGATTGGTGGCCGCGATTGCCGCCGCCTATGCCGGCCTCGGCTATTGGGCGTTGGTCATCGGCCCTGCCGTCGGCGCGCTGGTGACGCTGCTGGCTGCATGGCGGGCCACTGGCTGGCTGCCCAAAAGACCGGATCTGCGCGTTGACCGCGATATCCTGTCCTTCGGCGCCAACCTCACCGGCTTCAACCTGGTCAATTTCTTCTCACGCAATCTCGACAACATCCTGATTGGCAAGTTCTCAGGCGCGATCGAACTCGGCTATTACGACCGCGCCTACAAGTTGCTTCTGTTTCCGCTGCAAAACATCAACCAGCCGCTGTCGCGCCTTATGGTGCCGCTGTTGAGCCGTATCCAGAACGACAAGGTCCGGTTCCGCGACGCCTATCTCCGCGCCAACTGGCTGCTCGCCTTCGTCACCGTGCCTGGCATCGCCGCATTGACAATGGCGGCCGAGCCGGTCGTCGCCTTGTTTTTTGGCGAGCGCTGGCTGGCGGTGGCGCCGATCTTTGCCTGGCTCGGCATTGCGGGGCTGATGCAACCGGTCTCCAGCACCACCGGCTGGGTGTTCATCTGCCAGGGCAAAACCGGCACGATGTTCCGATGGGGCATCTATTCTGCGCTGACGACAGTGATTGCCTTCGTCGTCGGCCTCAGATGGGGGGCGGTCGGCGTTGCCGCCGCCTATGCAATCAGCGGCTACGTGCTGCGCTTGCCGGTGCTTGCCGTGCTGCTGCAGCGGGTCGGGCCGGTTTCGGCCGTGGATTTCCTGCTCGTCCAGGGATTGCTGATCGTCGCGGCCGGCATAGCCTGGCTGGTCTATGCCGAGCTGCAGCCCATGCTTACCTCGCACAGCAATCTCGTCTTGGCGGCCACCGCGGCCGTGCTCAGCTACGCGGTGGCGCTGACCTTCATGGTCGCGGTGCCGCAGTCACGCCGCGCCCTCGGTGATGCGTGGCGCATGGTCGTCCGCCGCAAGGGCTGA
- a CDS encoding glycosyltransferase, protein MKVLFAGGNGYTPEFSGGVQSSTHHLVEQLRAHGHEASVLAALFGDGMFGLKARAKMKLMRQRAVIDTFPGYPVVRAWFPWEAAGFAIDKLRPNVAVVQCHKSVPIAAALEERGVPVVIYLRNVEFHELGGDLRELKSAHYIANSEFTACTYRQRFGIESTVIPPTIDPAFYATESTGDFVTLINPYNEKGFELAVRIAGRCPEIPFLFVESWKLSDEHRTSIEATIAPLGNVRLEGRTNDMKTVYGRTRILLAPSKWEEAWGRVASEAHCSGIPVIASRRGGLPEAVGPGGLVLDHDAPLDDWVTAMRSLWNSGAEHERLSSAAREFARRPQLDPDQQFATFMGVLEKAAARRLDHAA, encoded by the coding sequence ATGAAGGTTCTGTTTGCCGGCGGCAACGGATACACGCCTGAGTTCAGCGGCGGTGTACAATCGAGCACGCATCATCTGGTCGAGCAATTGCGCGCTCATGGCCACGAGGCATCGGTGCTGGCGGCCCTGTTCGGCGACGGAATGTTCGGCCTTAAGGCCCGCGCCAAGATGAAACTGATGCGGCAGCGCGCCGTCATCGACACTTTTCCAGGCTATCCCGTGGTCCGCGCCTGGTTCCCCTGGGAGGCTGCCGGATTCGCCATCGACAAGCTTCGGCCCAATGTCGCGGTCGTGCAGTGCCACAAGTCGGTACCGATAGCTGCAGCGCTCGAAGAACGCGGCGTTCCCGTCGTGATCTACCTCCGCAACGTCGAATTCCACGAACTGGGTGGTGACCTACGCGAACTCAAATCCGCACACTACATTGCCAACTCAGAGTTCACCGCATGCACCTACCGGCAGCGCTTCGGCATTGAATCGACCGTCATCCCGCCAACCATCGACCCGGCCTTCTATGCCACGGAAAGCACGGGCGATTTCGTCACCCTCATCAATCCCTACAATGAGAAAGGCTTTGAGCTTGCCGTGCGCATCGCCGGACGCTGCCCGGAAATCCCGTTCCTGTTCGTCGAAAGCTGGAAGCTGTCGGACGAGCACCGCACCAGCATCGAGGCGACGATCGCGCCGCTCGGCAATGTCAGGCTCGAGGGGCGCACCAACGACATGAAGACCGTCTACGGCCGTACCCGCATCCTGCTTGCGCCGAGCAAGTGGGAGGAAGCCTGGGGACGCGTGGCGTCCGAGGCGCATTGCAGCGGCATCCCGGTCATAGCCTCGCGCCGCGGCGGCCTGCCCGAAGCAGTCGGTCCCGGCGGGCTGGTGCTGGACCACGACGCGCCGCTCGACGACTGGGTCACTGCGATGCGCAGCCTTTGGAACTCCGGCGCCGAGCATGAGCGCCTGTCGAGCGCGGCGCGGGAATTTGCGCGCCGGCCGCAGCTCGATCCCGACCAGCAGTTCGCCACCTTCATGGGGGTGCTGGAAAAGGCGGCCGCCCGGCGGCTCGATCATGCGGCCTGA
- a CDS encoding glycosyltransferase family 2 protein, whose protein sequence is MPGSCIIVIPCLNEARHIGPLLAQLLPSSRRLGALVVVADGGSEDATRNIVSAVAADNPDVVLIDNPRRLQSAAVNLAVSRFGGSAEYLIRIDAHGGYPDDYCDRLIKDAHDTGADAVVVSMLTRGSGIVQRAAAAAQNSRLGTGGSKHRHSSLGEWIDHGHHALLRVDAFSAVGGYDESFSHNEDAELDHRLKQAGFRIWLSGRTQMTYFPRNSLKGLYRQYLGYGRGRARNLLKHRLVPKLRQMVPLMVFPAALVAMLTPLHWLFAPPLALWAAICLAYGGRLAWRAGDPKLALAGVSAMVMHFAWSLGFWQQMVGAGVRGRPA, encoded by the coding sequence ATGCCTGGATCCTGCATCATCGTCATTCCATGCCTCAACGAGGCACGTCACATCGGGCCGCTGCTTGCCCAGCTACTGCCGTCGTCGCGCCGGCTTGGGGCTCTTGTCGTCGTGGCCGATGGCGGCAGCGAAGATGCGACGCGCAACATCGTCTCGGCCGTCGCAGCAGACAATCCTGATGTGGTGCTGATCGACAACCCGCGCCGTCTGCAAAGCGCGGCCGTCAACCTCGCCGTTAGCCGGTTCGGTGGTAGCGCCGAGTATCTTATCCGCATCGACGCCCATGGTGGCTACCCTGACGATTACTGTGACAGGTTGATCAAGGATGCCCACGACACCGGTGCGGACGCTGTCGTCGTGTCGATGCTGACCAGAGGCTCAGGGATTGTACAACGGGCGGCGGCGGCCGCGCAGAATTCGCGCTTGGGTACCGGCGGTTCAAAACACCGGCACAGTTCGCTGGGCGAGTGGATCGACCACGGCCATCACGCGCTGTTGCGCGTCGATGCCTTTTCCGCCGTCGGCGGTTACGACGAGAGCTTCAGCCACAACGAGGACGCCGAACTCGACCATAGGCTGAAGCAGGCGGGGTTCCGCATCTGGCTGAGCGGCAGGACGCAGATGACTTATTTTCCGCGCAACTCGCTCAAGGGGCTTTATCGGCAATATCTCGGTTACGGCCGGGGGAGGGCACGCAACCTGCTCAAGCATCGGCTGGTACCGAAGCTCAGGCAGATGGTGCCGCTGATGGTGTTCCCCGCCGCCTTGGTTGCCATGTTGACGCCGCTCCACTGGCTGTTCGCGCCGCCGCTGGCGCTGTGGGCGGCGATCTGCCTTGCCTATGGCGGACGCCTGGCCTGGCGCGCCGGCGATCCGAAGCTCGCCTTGGCCGGTGTGTCGGCCATGGTCATGCATTTCGCCTGGTCGCTGGGCTTCTGGCAGCAGATGGTCGGCGCGGGCGTGCGAGGCCGCCCCGCATGA
- a CDS encoding glycosyltransferase family 2 protein, producing the protein MSGTDVCVIIAAHNAADTIGTAIASALREPEVVEVIVVDDASTDATEAVAHASEDGSGRLMVLRLDVNRGPSFARNMAIRHSTSPLIAILDADDFFLPGRFGPLVLASDWDIVADNLVFVRDPRALGSKLPSFAAEPASLDLASFVEGNISRRGAQRGELGFLKPIIRRDFLDEHGLAYDENLRLGEDYALYAWALLHGARFRLVRTCGYAAVVRPNSLSGRHSTDDLWRLADVDQTLLTLPGLSGDARKALQRHERHMRDKYRLRRFLDLKAEVGLVDAATFAFGSQGHFRAVFSGVARDKFEPLLRLSVGRGGEPQVRYLLPGTMLAASTDHAADLAWPPNSKSE; encoded by the coding sequence TTGAGCGGAACCGACGTCTGCGTCATCATCGCTGCGCACAACGCAGCGGACACGATCGGCACCGCAATCGCTTCGGCGTTGCGGGAACCTGAAGTTGTCGAGGTTATCGTCGTCGACGATGCATCCACGGATGCAACGGAAGCCGTGGCACACGCTTCGGAAGACGGCAGCGGCCGGCTCATGGTGCTGCGGCTCGACGTCAACAGAGGCCCATCCTTCGCGCGCAACATGGCGATCCGCCATTCCACATCGCCGCTGATCGCTATTCTCGATGCCGATGATTTCTTCCTGCCAGGGCGTTTCGGCCCGCTGGTCTTAGCCAGCGACTGGGACATCGTCGCCGACAATCTTGTCTTCGTTCGCGATCCTCGAGCGCTCGGCAGCAAGTTGCCCAGCTTCGCTGCCGAGCCAGCATCGCTGGACTTAGCGAGCTTCGTCGAGGGCAACATCTCCCGTCGCGGCGCACAACGCGGCGAACTCGGCTTCCTCAAGCCGATCATCCGGCGTGATTTTCTCGACGAGCATGGGCTCGCCTATGACGAGAACCTCAGGCTCGGTGAGGATTATGCGCTCTACGCCTGGGCGTTGCTCCACGGCGCCCGCTTCAGGCTGGTGCGTACTTGCGGCTATGCGGCGGTGGTGCGGCCGAATTCGCTGAGCGGTCGGCATAGCACCGACGATTTGTGGCGGCTTGCCGACGTTGACCAGACGCTACTCACGCTGCCTGGATTGTCCGGCGATGCAAGGAAAGCGCTGCAGCGGCATGAGCGCCATATGCGCGACAAGTATCGCTTGCGACGTTTCCTCGACCTCAAGGCCGAGGTGGGGCTGGTTGATGCCGCGACCTTTGCCTTTGGGTCTCAGGGCCATTTCCGCGCTGTCTTCTCGGGCGTCGCACGGGACAAGTTCGAACCATTGCTGCGGTTGAGCGTTGGTCGGGGGGGCGAGCCGCAAGTTCGCTATCTCTTGCCCGGCACAATGCTTGCTGCATCGACAGATCATGCGGCTGATCTCGCTTGGCCTCCAAACTCGAAATCGGAGTAG
- a CDS encoding family 16 glycosylhydrolase, with protein MNTNVAIAPFASPLPAKLIAALVGLCASAGAAAAQDPQGKSFVDNFDTLDRSRWLVSDGWDNGKHQNCTWAKDQVQVTDGVATLSFEPKPYKARDYSCGEIQTKSRFGYGVYEARIKSSGVAPGLNAAFFSYIGPVHKQPHDEIDFEILTKDPTKVQLNAYIDGKAGNEKLVDVPGGADRDFNDYAFVWEKERLQWYVNGKLVHELTSPSQLPSHPQKIFFSLWGSGTLDEWMGQFVDPGKAVTMEVDRVAYTAPGDACQFEGSVACKLQ; from the coding sequence ATGAACACCAATGTTGCAATCGCGCCCTTCGCTTCTCCGCTTCCTGCCAAGCTGATCGCGGCCCTTGTTGGGCTGTGCGCCTCGGCAGGTGCTGCCGCTGCCCAGGACCCCCAAGGCAAGTCGTTCGTCGACAACTTCGACACCCTCGATCGTTCGCGCTGGCTGGTGTCGGACGGCTGGGACAACGGCAAGCACCAGAACTGCACCTGGGCAAAAGACCAGGTGCAGGTAACGGACGGGGTCGCAACATTGTCATTTGAGCCTAAGCCCTACAAGGCGCGCGACTATTCCTGCGGCGAGATCCAGACCAAGTCGCGGTTCGGCTATGGCGTCTATGAGGCGCGCATCAAGAGCAGCGGCGTGGCGCCGGGTCTGAACGCCGCCTTCTTCAGCTATATCGGCCCCGTGCACAAGCAACCGCATGACGAGATCGATTTCGAAATCCTGACCAAGGATCCGACCAAGGTCCAGCTCAACGCCTACATCGATGGCAAGGCGGGCAACGAGAAACTAGTCGACGTGCCCGGCGGCGCTGACCGCGACTTCAACGACTATGCCTTCGTCTGGGAGAAGGAGAGGCTGCAGTGGTACGTCAACGGGAAGCTGGTGCACGAGCTGACAAGCCCATCCCAGCTGCCGAGCCACCCGCAGAAGATCTTTTTCAGCTTGTGGGGCAGCGGTACGCTCGACGAGTGGATGGGGCAGTTCGTCGACCCCGGCAAAGCCGTCACGATGGAAGTGGACCGCGTCGCCTACACAGCGCCCGGCGATGCCTGCCAGTTCGAAGGCTCGGTTGCCTGCAAGCTGCAGTGA
- a CDS encoding exopolysaccharide production repressor protein, producing MLPGDAANIIERHFSRALIEVMSAVKQWQATGSVGSLQGLGHGKQHRHKDSADAACGWGRAMTLPKFVLGLAIVIAVVTLWSVLDSASWGTVLLRAVLCAVILQVGYFVVVLLMVAREPKPQAAPERKPAEPAVTIDEMKPKGGAH from the coding sequence TTGCTGCCAGGTGACGCGGCCAATATAATCGAGCGGCATTTCTCGCGGGCCTTGATCGAGGTTATGAGCGCAGTAAAGCAATGGCAGGCCACCGGCTCGGTCGGAAGCTTGCAAGGGCTCGGGCATGGCAAGCAACATCGTCACAAAGACTCCGCCGATGCCGCCTGCGGGTGGGGAAGGGCAATGACTTTACCCAAATTCGTGCTTGGGCTGGCAATCGTTATTGCCGTCGTCACCCTGTGGTCGGTTCTGGATTCTGCCAGCTGGGGCACGGTCTTGCTTCGCGCTGTGCTCTGCGCGGTAATTTTACAGGTCGGATACTTCGTCGTTGTCCTCCTGATGGTGGCGCGAGAGCCCAAGCCTCAGGCGGCGCCTGAAAGGAAGCCGGCGGAGCCGGCTGTGACCATCGATGAGATGAAGCCCAAAGGTGGGGCGCACTGA
- a CDS encoding glycosyltransferase: MKVCFVVDRFPSLSETFVLDQIEGCLERGLEVGVVCNVTTFGKDRHVDAERWRNLPLGVERWWGGLAPLRPALRKWSGPLWDKTSTALDIAFASKLEKYDVIVAHFGNNGLRVARSIKRRRIDAPLVTIFHGNDVGGPIDDGTLGRYRVVFEQGARQLPVNAYFRNALLGVGADADEVVVHHMGVRTEQIEFRPAVRGEGALQLISVCRLTEKKGIEFALRALAQVTTRRPDVDWTYAVIGGGELLQSLKLMSQNLRIADRVEFLGPRPHAEVKQRLGKAHVFVLPSVKASDGDVEGIPVALMEAMAAGLTVVSSHHSGIPELIEDGRSGLLAPERDAAALAEKLIWVADNPDVCARMARVARVKIEQEFDSTSLNDDFVRMLVHLAETKAAA; encoded by the coding sequence ATGAAGGTGTGTTTCGTCGTCGACCGGTTTCCGTCGCTGTCGGAGACATTCGTGCTCGACCAGATCGAAGGCTGTCTCGAAAGGGGTCTCGAAGTCGGCGTCGTCTGCAACGTGACGACCTTCGGCAAGGATCGCCATGTCGATGCAGAGCGCTGGCGCAATCTGCCATTGGGTGTTGAGCGCTGGTGGGGCGGGTTGGCGCCGCTGCGCCCGGCGCTGCGCAAATGGTCGGGTCCCCTCTGGGACAAGACGTCGACGGCGCTCGACATCGCCTTCGCCAGCAAGCTCGAGAAATACGACGTCATCGTCGCCCATTTCGGCAACAATGGGCTGCGGGTCGCGCGCTCGATCAAGCGCCGGCGCATCGATGCGCCGCTGGTGACCATCTTCCACGGCAACGATGTCGGCGGCCCCATCGATGATGGCACGCTCGGCCGCTATCGCGTGGTCTTCGAGCAGGGCGCCCGACAACTGCCGGTCAATGCCTATTTCCGCAATGCGCTGTTGGGTGTGGGTGCTGACGCCGACGAGGTGGTTGTCCACCACATGGGGGTGCGGACGGAACAGATTGAGTTTCGTCCGGCCGTCCGAGGCGAGGGGGCATTGCAACTGATCTCGGTCTGCCGCCTCACCGAGAAGAAGGGGATCGAGTTTGCCTTGCGGGCGCTGGCGCAGGTGACGACGCGGCGGCCCGATGTCGACTGGACCTATGCCGTCATCGGCGGCGGCGAATTGTTGCAGAGCTTGAAATTGATGTCGCAGAATCTGCGCATTGCCGACCGCGTCGAATTCCTCGGGCCGCGACCCCATGCCGAGGTCAAGCAACGGCTTGGGAAGGCGCATGTCTTCGTGCTGCCGAGCGTCAAGGCCAGTGACGGGGACGTCGAAGGTATCCCGGTGGCGCTGATGGAGGCCATGGCGGCGGGCTTGACCGTCGTAAGCAGCCATCATTCCGGCATTCCCGAGCTGATCGAGGACGGACGCAGCGGCCTGCTCGCGCCCGAGCGGGACGCCGCAGCGCTGGCCGAGAAGCTCATTTGGGTCGCCGACAATCCCGACGTCTGCGCACGGATGGCGCGCGTGGCGCGCGTCAAGATTGAGCAAGAGTTCGATTCCACCAGCCTCAACGACGACTTCGTTCGCATGCTCGTGCATCTCGCCGAAACAAAGGCAGCGGCATGA
- a CDS encoding glycosyltransferase family 2 protein, which translates to MTGARIDICVCTFRRPELADTLRSLEAMELPRGYGVGVVVADNDDMPSASALVTELASKLSLPVRYVHAPAGNISVARNACLDASSADLVAFIDDDEKATDQWLMRLVERLDATGADVVLGPVRARYASTAPRWMRMGDFHSTYPVFVGCEIRTGYTCNVLLRARAASVAGRRFSLLRGQTGGEDTEFFDQVHRSGGTFAYASDAWVEEPVPVGRASFGWLSRRRYRVGQTHGRLIGTRRSGLAVIPELGLAAAKAGYCFAAAALAVFRPVCRNRNLLRCIMHVGVASGLLGLRELRLYGGKETTHAA; encoded by the coding sequence ATGACCGGCGCTCGCATCGACATCTGCGTCTGCACGTTTCGGCGCCCGGAACTGGCCGACACGTTGCGCTCGCTTGAAGCCATGGAACTGCCCAGGGGATACGGCGTCGGTGTTGTCGTGGCCGACAACGACGATATGCCGAGCGCATCGGCGTTGGTTACTGAGCTTGCCAGCAAGCTGTCGCTGCCCGTGCGCTACGTCCATGCCCCGGCAGGCAACATCTCGGTCGCACGCAACGCCTGCCTGGACGCAAGTTCGGCCGATCTGGTCGCCTTCATCGACGACGACGAGAAGGCGACCGACCAATGGCTTATGCGGCTGGTCGAGCGGCTCGACGCAACGGGCGCCGATGTCGTGCTTGGGCCGGTCAGGGCACGCTATGCCAGCACGGCGCCGCGCTGGATGCGCATGGGTGATTTTCACTCGACCTATCCGGTCTTCGTCGGCTGTGAAATCCGCACCGGCTACACCTGCAACGTGCTTTTGCGGGCGCGGGCGGCATCGGTCGCTGGCAGACGGTTCAGCCTGCTGCGTGGCCAGACGGGCGGCGAGGACACCGAATTCTTCGACCAGGTCCATCGCAGCGGCGGAACATTCGCCTATGCCTCTGATGCCTGGGTGGAAGAGCCGGTTCCGGTTGGGCGCGCCAGCTTCGGCTGGCTGTCCAGGCGGCGCTATCGCGTGGGCCAGACGCATGGGCGTCTTATCGGAACGCGCCGCTCAGGCCTGGCCGTGATTCCGGAGCTGGGCCTCGCCGCGGCGAAGGCCGGCTACTGTTTTGCAGCCGCAGCGCTTGCCGTTTTCCGACCGGTCTGCCGCAACCGCAACCTGCTGCGCTGCATCATGCATGTCGGCGTGGCCAGCGGCCTCCTGGGCCTGCGCGAACTGCGGCTCTACGGCGGCAAGGAGACTACGCATGCAGCCTGA
- a CDS encoding polysaccharide pyruvyl transferase family protein produces MKKIIVENTVCLNTGDAAILLAIRHILKAATDDQLQFHVFDSQPDVAARLYPKRDYPDIDIRRLPSETVFKYPYDDNPLKNFAKPIYNRLVHSALRHYGQSRALDETMFSDDERSSLDLYRQADMVITTGGTYLVETYNLEKRLNQFRINAVFGKKTVFFTQSLGPFDKAYNRRELKPVLDRSPLILLRDERSRRHLKGLVEDIGKCHVVADSVFALADRQKIEGILAAAKPLETTGRVGISVRHWNYVRGGEGGMDRYRESIRRIATDLVRNHGKKVTFVSTCQGVPEYAHDDSKTARAIVAELDTDVAAHVSVDGAFHTPEQLMQLVKGFDFVIATRMHMMIMSLCVGTPVLPIAYEFKTRELAKRVGLADLLLDIDTITPDEAADKLAAFATALDVRRRTTLNAVFEEHASAMSAADLIRPLLAQGSALAADDHAPRITEGAA; encoded by the coding sequence ATGAAGAAAATCATTGTCGAAAACACTGTTTGCCTGAACACCGGCGACGCGGCGATCCTCCTGGCGATCAGGCATATCTTGAAAGCCGCCACCGACGATCAACTCCAGTTCCATGTCTTCGATAGCCAGCCGGACGTAGCCGCGCGGCTCTACCCCAAGCGCGACTATCCTGACATCGACATCCGCCGTCTGCCCTCCGAGACGGTCTTCAAATACCCCTATGACGACAACCCGCTGAAGAACTTCGCCAAGCCGATCTACAACCGCCTTGTCCACAGCGCCCTGCGCCACTACGGCCAGAGCCGAGCGCTCGACGAGACCATGTTCAGCGACGACGAGCGCAGCAGCCTCGATCTCTACCGGCAGGCCGACATGGTGATCACGACTGGCGGGACCTATCTGGTCGAGACCTACAATCTCGAAAAGCGCCTCAACCAGTTCCGCATCAATGCCGTTTTCGGCAAGAAGACGGTCTTCTTCACCCAGTCGCTCGGACCGTTCGACAAGGCCTACAACCGTCGCGAACTGAAGCCGGTCCTTGACCGCAGCCCGTTGATCCTGCTCCGCGACGAGCGTTCGCGCCGACATCTCAAAGGCCTGGTCGAAGACATCGGCAAATGCCACGTCGTTGCCGATTCCGTCTTCGCCCTGGCTGACCGGCAAAAGATCGAAGGCATCCTCGCGGCAGCGAAGCCGCTGGAGACGACAGGTCGTGTCGGCATTTCGGTGCGGCACTGGAACTATGTCCGCGGCGGCGAAGGCGGCATGGACCGCTACAGGGAGTCGATCCGGCGTATCGCCACCGACCTGGTGCGCAATCACGGCAAGAAGGTGACGTTTGTGTCGACCTGCCAGGGCGTGCCTGAGTATGCCCATGACGATTCGAAGACAGCACGTGCCATTGTTGCCGAACTCGACACAGACGTCGCCGCCCATGTCAGCGTCGACGGCGCATTTCATACGCCGGAACAGCTCATGCAGCTCGTCAAGGGCTTCGACTTCGTCATCGCCACCCGCATGCACATGATGATCATGTCGTTGTGCGTCGGCACGCCGGTTCTGCCTATTGCATATGAGTTCAAGACCAGGGAGCTGGCCAAGCGGGTCGGCCTCGCCGACCTGCTGCTGGACATCGACACGATCACGCCGGATGAGGCAGCCGACAAGCTCGCGGCCTTCGCGACCGCTCTCGACGTCAGAAGGCGCACGACGCTCAACGCCGTGTTCGAGGAACACGCCTCGGCAATGTCGGCGGCCGACCTGATCCGGCCGCTGCTCGCACAAGGTTCAGCCCTTGCGGCGGACGACCATGCGCCACGCATCACCGAGGGCGCGGCGTGA